In Sulfuricurvum sp. IAE1, one DNA window encodes the following:
- the nifH gene encoding nitrogenase iron protein gives MAGSESLRQIAFYGKGGIGKSTTSQNTLAAMAHYFGKNIMIVGCDPKADSTRLILHEKAQNTILQLAADNGTIEDVEMEEARLWGKGLFAPETPGGWINCTESGGPEPGVGCAGRGVITAINFLEEEGAYDEDGLDFVSYDVLGDVVCGGFAMPIREGKAQEIYIVMSGEMMAMYAANNISKGILKYANTGGVRLAGLICNARMTDREYDLALELATRIGTQLIHFVPRNNIVQHAELRRMTVVEYSPSSDQAKEYKELARKIVYNDMKIIPTPVSMDELEDLLLEFGLEEEVDESIVGKAAEA, from the coding sequence ATGGCTGGAAGCGAAAGCTTGCGTCAAATCGCATTCTACGGAAAAGGCGGGATCGGTAAATCTACCACTTCCCAAAACACATTGGCCGCTATGGCACATTACTTCGGTAAAAACATTATGATCGTCGGTTGTGACCCGAAAGCGGACTCAACCCGTTTGATTCTCCATGAGAAAGCGCAGAACACCATTCTTCAGCTTGCTGCGGACAACGGAACCATCGAGGACGTCGAGATGGAAGAAGCGCGCCTTTGGGGTAAAGGTCTTTTCGCTCCGGAAACTCCGGGCGGTTGGATCAACTGCACCGAGTCGGGCGGACCTGAGCCGGGAGTAGGTTGTGCGGGTCGCGGGGTTATCACGGCGATCAACTTCCTCGAAGAAGAGGGTGCCTATGATGAAGACGGTCTTGATTTCGTCTCTTACGACGTTCTCGGGGACGTTGTTTGCGGCGGATTTGCAATGCCGATCCGTGAAGGTAAAGCTCAGGAAATCTACATCGTAATGTCGGGTGAAATGATGGCGATGTACGCGGCGAACAACATCTCTAAAGGGATCTTGAAATACGCGAACACCGGTGGAGTACGCCTTGCGGGTCTTATCTGTAACGCCCGTATGACGGACCGTGAGTACGATCTGGCTCTCGAGCTTGCAACCCGTATCGGAACGCAGCTGATCCACTTCGTACCGCGTAACAACATCGTTCAACACGCGGAACTGCGCCGTATGACGGTTGTCGAGTACAGCCCAAGTTCAGACCAGGCGAAAGAGTACAAAGAACTCGCCCGTAAAATCGTCTACAACGACATGAAAATCATCCCGACTCCGGTCAGCATGGATGAGCTCGAAGACCTTCTCCTCGAATTCGGTCTTGAAGAAGAAGTTGACGAATCGATCGTCGGTAAAGCGGCAGAGGCGTAA
- a CDS encoding GNAT family N-acetyltransferase, whose product MIIRRASMDDVETMTSLLCELFALEDDFTIDVAAHRGGLELLLDTAETTVLVAEVDDAIVAMATMQPLISTAVGGKVGLIEDVIVTGSCRGRGIGRALIEELIAESECRGYRRIALAADRRNSRAISFYRHYGFVPGNMGMLYRLP is encoded by the coding sequence ATGATAATACGCCGCGCGAGCATGGACGATGTCGAAACGATGACGTCGCTTCTGTGCGAGCTCTTCGCTCTCGAAGACGATTTTACGATCGACGTCGCGGCGCACCGCGGTGGGCTTGAACTGCTCCTCGACACAGCCGAAACAACGGTGCTGGTCGCCGAGGTCGATGACGCGATCGTCGCAATGGCAACGATGCAGCCGCTCATTTCGACCGCCGTCGGCGGGAAGGTGGGGCTGATCGAAGACGTCATTGTCACCGGTTCCTGCCGTGGTCGCGGGATCGGCAGAGCGCTGATCGAAGAACTTATCGCCGAGTCAGAATGCAGAGGCTACCGCCGCATCGCGCTTGCGGCCGACCGCCGCAATAGCCGCGCAATCTCTTTTTACCGTCACTACGGTTTCGTCCCCGGCAACATGGGGATGCTGTACCGTCTCCCCTGA
- a CDS encoding CCE_0567 family metalloprotein, producing MSEEIDPKKELAKLKRLATDVASQIHDIVEDTLWSDYVKMPDLAAQLYDAVKAANDYKKAHSL from the coding sequence ATGTCTGAAGAAATCGATCCCAAAAAAGAGCTCGCCAAGCTCAAACGCCTCGCAACCGACGTCGCATCCCAGATACACGACATAGTCGAAGACACCCTCTGGAGCGATTACGTCAAAATGCCCGATCTTGCGGCACAGCTCTATGACGCGGTGAAAGCGGCCAACGACTATAAAAAGGCCCACTCCCTCTAA
- a CDS encoding GNAT family N-acetyltransferase, with translation MFIGWLKYADVAELAKIAGESGVLLDGYHIKLMMMHAPHLCYGAYEEGSLVGAAVGVVYEKSASVKYFMVRPSHQNLGIGRRLFETLLGALQNEAPCLSLRSTAQMRPFFEGYGFATTAEVGRYLNVGKVPPFSFTNAQAKELDGGNFDAVLRRLDYETYGEDRSALLFDEMERNSSLKFALPNSFQHSSVINARGVYLGPWECREGFEEEAEKMMRGVLYFRGLKKVIADVPLQNRAATDLYERYHFQRKETFYHMTRGAGETVKFGNIYAFSL, from the coding sequence ATGTTTATAGGATGGCTCAAATACGCCGACGTCGCGGAGCTGGCAAAAATCGCCGGAGAATCGGGGGTGCTGCTGGACGGATACCACATCAAGCTCATGATGATGCATGCGCCCCACCTGTGCTACGGTGCCTACGAAGAAGGATCACTCGTCGGTGCGGCGGTCGGCGTCGTGTACGAGAAGAGCGCCTCGGTGAAATATTTCATGGTCCGCCCTTCGCATCAGAATCTGGGGATCGGGCGGCGGCTTTTCGAGACGCTGCTGGGTGCGCTCCAAAACGAAGCGCCCTGCCTCTCGCTGCGTTCGACAGCGCAAATGCGCCCCTTTTTCGAAGGATACGGATTCGCTACGACTGCCGAAGTGGGGCGTTATCTCAACGTCGGTAAAGTTCCGCCGTTTAGTTTTACGAACGCGCAGGCCAAAGAACTTGACGGCGGCAATTTCGATGCCGTATTGCGGCGGCTCGATTACGAGACGTACGGCGAGGACCGCAGTGCGCTGCTCTTTGACGAGATGGAGCGGAACAGTTCGCTTAAATTCGCGCTTCCCAATTCGTTTCAGCACTCCAGCGTCATCAATGCGCGCGGCGTCTATCTTGGGCCGTGGGAATGCCGCGAAGGGTTTGAAGAGGAAGCGGAGAAAATGATGCGCGGGGTTTTGTATTTCCGCGGGCTGAAAAAAGTGATCGCCGACGTCCCACTGCAAAACCGTGCCGCGACCGACCTGTACGAACGCTACCACTTCCAGCGTAAAGAGACGTTCTATCACATGACCCGCGGTGCGGGTGAAACGGTCAAATTCGGCAATATCTACGCGTTTTCGCTCTGA
- a CDS encoding homocitrate synthase translates to MAIINDTTLRDGEQAPYVAFNTEEKLRIATLLDACGADELEIGIAAMGERERDDIKELLALGLGARMMTWNRMKMEDLDASLSCGVRAVDLSVPISDLLIGVKFGGDKNAMFREMENVLTAAKREGLFVCIGGEDSSRGDIGFIREVMELGRACGADRFRYCDTVGIMTPTQTYGTIKTLCGYDLLAIEMHTHNDFGLANANALSGIDAGAVSMNTTVIGLGERAGNASFEQVLMALRHLYGEARSIDPVKIKELVSTVASAANMPLLPNAPVVGERLFSHESGIHADGMMKDSHAYEPYEAEEVGCVREFPIGKHSGSATIRYHLERMGIIPDTTILSALLPKIREIVTARKRVLESYELRSLYQEAVCL, encoded by the coding sequence ATGGCGATAATAAATGACACCACATTGCGCGACGGGGAGCAGGCTCCCTATGTCGCGTTCAATACGGAAGAAAAACTCCGTATCGCGACGCTGCTCGATGCGTGCGGTGCGGATGAACTCGAAATCGGTATTGCGGCGATGGGTGAGCGCGAGCGCGACGACATCAAAGAGCTTTTGGCCCTCGGTCTCGGGGCGCGGATGATGACGTGGAACCGGATGAAGATGGAAGATCTGGACGCTTCGCTCTCCTGCGGCGTCCGTGCCGTCGATCTCTCCGTTCCCATCTCCGATCTGCTGATCGGGGTGAAATTCGGCGGTGACAAAAACGCGATGTTTCGAGAGATGGAAAACGTGCTTACCGCCGCAAAGCGGGAGGGGCTTTTCGTCTGTATCGGCGGCGAAGACAGTTCGCGCGGTGATATCGGATTTATCCGCGAGGTGATGGAGTTGGGACGCGCGTGCGGGGCGGACCGTTTCCGTTACTGCGATACGGTCGGGATCATGACCCCCACGCAGACCTACGGCACGATCAAAACCCTCTGCGGCTACGATCTGCTGGCGATCGAAATGCATACCCACAACGACTTCGGCCTGGCCAACGCCAACGCCCTCAGCGGGATCGATGCGGGGGCGGTATCGATGAATACGACGGTGATCGGGCTGGGCGAGAGGGCGGGGAACGCGTCGTTCGAACAGGTGCTGATGGCGTTGCGGCATCTGTACGGCGAAGCACGCTCCATCGACCCCGTGAAGATCAAAGAGCTGGTCTCGACGGTTGCCTCGGCGGCGAATATGCCGCTTCTTCCGAACGCCCCGGTGGTGGGGGAACGGCTTTTTTCACACGAGAGCGGCATCCATGCGGACGGGATGATGAAAGATTCGCACGCGTACGAACCCTACGAAGCCGAAGAGGTGGGGTGCGTCCGCGAGTTCCCGATCGGCAAGCACTCGGGAAGCGCGACGATCCGCTATCATCTGGAGCGGATGGGAATCATTCCCGACACGACGATCCTCTCGGCGCTCCTGCCGAAAATCAGAGAGATCGTCACCGCGCGCAAGCGGGTGCTCGAATCGTACGAACTCAGATCCCTTTATCAGGAAGCGGTATGTTTATAG
- the nifB gene encoding nitrogenase cofactor biosynthesis protein NifB, translating to MSCSSSHNEAFMPDDIKEKIHSHPCYSEGAHHHYARIHVAVAPACNIQCNYCNRKYDCSNESRPGVTSERLSPEEAAKKVMFVGGEVQRMSVLGIAGPGDALANPGKTFETFALVRKFAPDLKLCLSTNGLELAGYIDELVEYNIDHVTVTINSVDESGEIGSLIYPWIFHNNKRYYGKEAAKILLERQLEGMRLCAEKGILIKANSVLIPGINDKHLPEVSKKLKEIGVFLHNIMPILSEPEFGTKFALDGIPSATDQQQMEVQEACGMDMKLMQHCRQCRADAVGLIGEDRGAEFTKDTFAGLSFDELQIKYDLEARQAAQAKIEEFRFFLDQANERVRKEKAELSSDGHTILVAVTTAGEGMINQHFGSVREFLIYEAGDRGIRFIHHRKVEAEYCAGPDGTNPLQPILDRLKDVKLILTAKIGGCPQNDLAAAGIVADQSYAYQPIEASVLKAARKYFNLPEEMEVN from the coding sequence ATGAGCTGTTCGTCAAGCCACAACGAAGCTTTTATGCCCGATGATATCAAGGAAAAGATCCACAGCCATCCGTGCTATTCGGAAGGGGCGCACCACCATTATGCTCGTATCCACGTCGCGGTCGCGCCGGCGTGCAACATCCAGTGCAACTACTGCAACCGTAAATACGACTGTTCCAACGAATCGCGCCCGGGGGTGACCTCGGAACGCCTGAGCCCCGAGGAAGCGGCTAAAAAAGTGATGTTTGTCGGGGGGGAAGTGCAGCGCATGAGCGTTCTGGGGATCGCGGGTCCGGGAGACGCGCTGGCCAATCCGGGAAAAACGTTCGAGACGTTCGCTCTTGTACGCAAATTTGCCCCCGACCTGAAACTCTGCCTTTCGACCAACGGGCTGGAACTGGCCGGCTACATCGACGAACTGGTGGAGTACAACATAGACCACGTCACCGTCACGATCAACAGCGTCGATGAGAGCGGGGAGATCGGAAGCCTGATCTATCCGTGGATTTTCCATAACAACAAACGCTATTACGGAAAAGAGGCGGCGAAGATCCTCCTCGAACGGCAGCTGGAAGGGATGCGGCTGTGTGCCGAAAAAGGGATTCTGATCAAGGCCAATTCGGTGCTGATCCCGGGAATCAACGACAAACATCTCCCTGAAGTTTCCAAGAAACTCAAAGAGATCGGCGTGTTCCTTCACAACATCATGCCGATCCTCTCGGAGCCGGAATTTGGAACCAAATTTGCCCTTGACGGTATACCCAGTGCGACCGACCAGCAGCAGATGGAGGTGCAGGAGGCGTGCGGCATGGACATGAAGCTGATGCAGCACTGCCGCCAGTGCCGTGCCGACGCGGTCGGACTCATCGGTGAAGACCGGGGAGCCGAGTTTACCAAAGACACGTTTGCGGGGCTCAGTTTCGACGAACTCCAGATCAAATACGATCTTGAAGCGCGCCAGGCGGCTCAGGCGAAGATCGAAGAGTTCCGATTCTTCCTCGATCAGGCGAACGAACGGGTCCGCAAAGAAAAGGCGGAGCTCAGTTCGGACGGTCATACGATTCTTGTCGCGGTAACGACGGCCGGCGAGGGGATGATCAACCAGCACTTCGGAAGCGTACGGGAATTTTTGATCTACGAAGCGGGGGACCGGGGGATCCGGTTTATCCATCACCGCAAGGTCGAGGCCGAATACTGCGCCGGGCCCGACGGCACCAATCCGCTGCAGCCGATCCTTGACCGTCTCAAGGACGTCAAGCTCATCCTCACCGCCAAAATCGGCGGCTGTCCGCAAAATGACCTCGCAGCTGCGGGGATCGTCGCGGATCAGAGCTACGCGTACCAGCCGATCGAAGCCTCCGTGCTCAAAGCGGCGCGTAAATATTTCAACCTCCCCGAGGAAATGGAAGTAAATTAA
- a CDS encoding SIR2 family protein: MNTQIETIKKEIRNQTTIPYFGLGVFEGATTKEGEALPYDSDSLILAMNGGRAMAPRLMYEYSRAAMHLEQRRGVDYMVQLINHIYTKPFDPTPLHKAIADMSPRYIIDTNRDTKFQELLAYTPHCLIIGKSRIMGNDYRYEIYEYDVENQKYFQVDDEVLESAEKILFKPMGSPLPVPSFVISDADYVDWLTEAMGGYAVPKVLRTYRKAKKYLFLGTYFDRDTDRMVANELTIDLEGGYVVTDRELGKKEQKFIDKHNLEVIPMSLPEFIHAFI; encoded by the coding sequence ATGAACACCCAAATCGAGACGATCAAAAAAGAGATCCGAAACCAGACCACGATCCCCTACTTCGGCCTTGGGGTCTTTGAAGGGGCGACAACCAAAGAGGGCGAAGCCCTCCCCTATGACAGCGATTCGCTGATTCTGGCGATGAACGGGGGCCGTGCGATGGCACCCCGGCTCATGTACGAATATTCCCGCGCCGCGATGCACCTCGAACAACGCCGCGGCGTGGACTACATGGTTCAGCTGATCAACCACATCTACACGAAGCCCTTCGACCCGACACCGCTGCACAAAGCGATTGCCGATATGTCGCCGCGCTACATCATCGACACCAACCGCGACACGAAATTCCAGGAGCTTTTGGCCTACACGCCGCACTGTCTCATTATCGGCAAATCACGCATTATGGGAAACGATTACCGCTATGAGATCTACGAATACGACGTCGAAAACCAGAAATATTTTCAGGTCGACGACGAGGTGCTCGAGAGCGCCGAAAAGATCCTCTTCAAACCGATGGGTTCCCCCCTCCCCGTCCCCAGCTTCGTCATCAGCGATGCCGATTACGTCGACTGGCTCACAGAGGCGATGGGAGGCTACGCCGTCCCCAAAGTGCTCAGAACCTACCGCAAAGCGAAAAAATACCTTTTTTTGGGGACCTATTTCGACCGTGACACCGACCGGATGGTCGCCAATGAGCTTACGATCGATCTGGAAGGCGGTTACGTCGTCACCGACCGCGAACTGGGGAAAAAAGAGCAGAAGTTCATCGACAAGCATAACCTCGAAGTGATCCCGATGTCATTGCCGGAGTTTATCCATGCGTTTATCTAA
- a CDS encoding ATP-dependent Clp protease proteolytic subunit, with protein sequence MPYIPTVKDVSPRGERYFDLFSKLLGDRVIVITEAIDDHMMGVIVSQLLYLEAMDSEEPIHMYISSPGGSVMAGLAILDTMNLINAPVHTYAMGLVASMAAVLFTCGEKGHRYMLPNAEVMIHQPLGGYSGQASDIEIHTKHILNLKRRLYVILSEATGQSTKVIEKESDRDNYMEASQAIKFGLADEIITKFSAKDV encoded by the coding sequence ATGCCGTACATTCCGACCGTCAAAGATGTTTCCCCGCGCGGTGAGCGCTATTTCGACCTCTTCTCCAAACTCCTCGGCGATCGTGTCATCGTTATCACCGAAGCGATCGACGACCACATGATGGGGGTCATCGTCTCCCAGCTTCTTTATCTGGAGGCTATGGATTCGGAGGAGCCGATCCACATGTATATCAGTTCCCCCGGCGGATCGGTGATGGCGGGGCTGGCGATTTTGGACACGATGAACCTTATCAACGCCCCCGTCCACACCTACGCGATGGGGCTGGTAGCCTCGATGGCGGCGGTACTCTTTACCTGCGGAGAAAAAGGTCACCGTTACATGCTTCCCAATGCCGAAGTGATGATCCATCAGCCGCTGGGGGGCTATTCGGGTCAGGCGAGCGACATCGAGATCCATACGAAACATATCCTGAACCTCAAGCGCCGATTGTATGTCATCCTCTCCGAAGCGACGGGGCAAAGTACCAAAGTGATTGAAAAAGAGTCCGACCGTGACAATTACATGGAAGCCTCACAGGCGATTAAATTCGGTCTTGCGGACGAGATCATCACCAAATTCAGCGCAAAGGATGTCTGA